The Alcaligenes aquatilis genome contains the following window.
CTGTGGTTGGCTCAGGATCTGCCTGCCCTGCCATGTTTACATGTCGAGCATCCGCTGCTGGCTCAAGAGCCAGACGCCCCAGCAGCCCGAAATATCACGAAAACAAGCCCCCCTGCCGTCCCCAAGCCACAAACCCTGAAGGAACAGGAATACGCCGCTGTGCAGCAGGCTTTGGAACAACATCAGGGAAATATTTCACAAGCGGCGCGCGCCTTGGGGCTGCATCGCAGCACCTTGCATCGCAGACTGAAAGAAATGTCGCCGCTCATTACTGCAGGCGGTCATCATCCAGAAAGTCAGGAATCGGCATGGCAATAATGCCGTCGTCGGCCAGTTCCTGATACTCCTGCGCCGTGGCCTGACCGCGGATGGCACGCGGTTCAATATCGCCTTCGTGCATACGGCGTGCTTCCTGGGCAAACTGGGTGCCCACATTATCCGACTTGCGTATCACCGAGCGTAGCTCCTGCAAGAGCTGGCCTTGAATCACCCGCATTTGCTCTTCGGTGGGCATGGTTGAGGGCAAAGGCGGCGGAACGGGAGCAGAGTCAGAAGCGGTGCTGCTTTCTTGCGCACCCACATTGATACGTGGAGCCGACAGTTTGCGTTTGACCTCATGGCTGTTGCAGACGGGGCAACACAACAGCCCACGACTGATCTGCTCATCGTAACTTTCGCGTGAGCTAAACCAACCCTCGAACACATGGCCGTGTTCACACTCAAGATCAAAAACCTTCAAGCTCATAATGTGTATATCAATGGGCGAATAAACCGCCATATTGTGACATGGAAGTGGCGAACCAATTATGGCAAGTACGGCATGCGCGGCTTAACGGGGCACAGCGGCCAGCAGACGCTGCGTCAACTCTTCCTGTGGATGGAACAGAACCTGCTGCGCACTGCCCTGCTCTACGATACACCCCTTGGCCATAATAGCAATTCGATCGGCTAGATACTCCACAACCCCGAAATTATGGGTAATGAACAAATAAGCTAACCCCAGCTCCATTTGCAATTCACGCATCAAATCCAGAATCTGCGCCTGCACGGACACGTCCAGGGCCGAGGTCGGTTCATCGCAAATCAGAACGGCAGGTTCAACCGCCAAGGCGCGCGCAATCGCAATGCGCTGGCGTTGTCCACCAGAGAACTCATGCGCGTAACGATCCAGGGCGTTCTTGGGTAGGCCGACTTGCTCCACCAACGTTTCAATTCGTTTGCGACGCGCCTTGGCATCCAGCTCGGGGCGCAAGGCAGTCAGGCCTTCCAAGAGAATATCGCCCACCATCATGCGCGGGTCCAACGATCCATATGGGTCCTGAAAAATAATCTGCAGACGTGAGCGCAATTGCCGCAAGGCCTTGCCTTTTACTTGCAGAATATTCTGCCCCTGCATGTGCACCTGACCACTGATCTGCGCCTGGTGATCCAGCAAACGCATCAAGGTACGTGCAACCGTGCTTTTACCGCAACCCGATTCACCAACCAAAGCCAGGGTTTCGCCTTTGTGCAGTTGCAGACTCAAGTCTTTGACCACGGGGATTACGGGCAAGCGTCGCCACCAGGAACCGGCCTGTTTGTAGGACACAGACAGGTTCTGAATATCCAGAACCAGCTCTTTGCCGCTACTGCGCGGCGCTACGGCTTCAATAGGCGCAATGGCGCGGGACAAGGGCCGCCCACGTTTTTCAAAAGTGGGAATGGCATCGAGCAATTCACGAGCATACGGATGGCTGGGACGCAGAAAGAACTGGCTGGCCAACCCGGC
Protein-coding sequences here:
- a CDS encoding ABC transporter ATP-binding protein, producing MSELENDCAVKPSTTPAVLNIEGLELRVQSDAGVQSVVRNLSLAVQRGETFALVGESGCGKSMTAMAILRLLPEAAWMQSGHIALDGLELPPLPEQHMQDVRGKRISVIFQEPSTSLNPVMSIGRQISEVIRRHAVAPAGQERARAIQWLERVGIPGAAQRYDDFPFQFSGGQKQRIMIAIALAAEPDLLVADEPTTALDVTVQAQILQLLADIQKEMGLAILLITHDLLLVKQYADYVALMRHGQIVEAGLASQFFLRPSHPYARELLDAIPTFEKRGRPLSRAIAPIEAVAPRSSGKELVLDIQNLSVSYKQAGSWWRRLPVIPVVKDLSLQLHKGETLALVGESGCGKSTVARTLMRLLDHQAQISGQVHMQGQNILQVKGKALRQLRSRLQIIFQDPYGSLDPRMMVGDILLEGLTALRPELDAKARRKRIETLVEQVGLPKNALDRYAHEFSGGQRQRIAIARALAVEPAVLICDEPTSALDVSVQAQILDLMRELQMELGLAYLFITHNFGVVEYLADRIAIMAKGCIVEQGSAQQVLFHPQEELTQRLLAAVPR
- a CDS encoding DUF1178 family protein, with product MSLKVFDLECEHGHVFEGWFSSRESYDEQISRGLLCCPVCNSHEVKRKLSAPRINVGAQESSTASDSAPVPPPLPSTMPTEEQMRVIQGQLLQELRSVIRKSDNVGTQFAQEARRMHEGDIEPRAIRGQATAQEYQELADDGIIAMPIPDFLDDDRLQ